From Eleftheria terrae, the proteins below share one genomic window:
- the tatA gene encoding Sec-independent protein translocase subunit TatA → MGSFSIWHWLIVLLIIVLVFGTKKLKNIGSDLGGAVKGFKDGMRDGASDAPAAPAQQVASDRSAERPTIDVEAKNKS, encoded by the coding sequence ATGGGTTCCTTCAGCATCTGGCACTGGTTGATTGTGCTGTTGATCATCGTGCTGGTGTTTGGCACCAAAAAGCTCAAGAACATCGGTTCCGACCTGGGCGGGGCCGTCAAGGGCTTCAAGGACGGCATGCGCGACGGTGCGTCCGACGCCCCGGCCGCGCCTGCGCAGCAGGTGGCGTCGGATCGCTCGGCCGAGCGGCCGACCATCGACGTCGAAGCCAAGAACAAGTCCTGA
- a CDS encoding histidine triad nucleotide-binding protein, which produces MTHDPNCIFCKIVAGQIPAKKVFEDEQLLAFHDIRPHAPVHFLIIPKLHLASLEEVQPEHEALLGRMLGLAPRLAREQGADNGFRTVVNTGIDGGQEVFHLHVHVMGGPRPWKIG; this is translated from the coding sequence ATGACCCACGACCCGAACTGCATCTTCTGCAAGATCGTCGCCGGCCAGATCCCGGCCAAGAAGGTTTTCGAAGACGAGCAGCTGCTCGCCTTCCACGACATCCGGCCGCATGCGCCGGTGCATTTCCTCATCATTCCCAAGCTGCACCTGGCCTCGCTGGAGGAAGTGCAGCCCGAGCACGAGGCCCTGCTGGGCCGCATGCTGGGCCTGGCGCCCCGGCTGGCCCGCGAGCAGGGGGCCGACAATGGCTTCCGCACCGTGGTGAACACCGGAATTGACGGCGGACAGGAAGTCTTTCACCTCCACGTCCATGTCATGGGCGGCCCGCGGCCGTGGAAGATCGGCTGA
- a CDS encoding DUF4870 family protein, with protein MSEILDTSERERSLKTIGVVSYLLHAIVAVAALVPGFQVGAGLLVVAFIIDLVKKDDAAGTWQESHFRWRIRSVVVAMVLYALTSPLWLLLLAPGWLAWGLISIWFLYRIVRGWLCLNDNRPVA; from the coding sequence ATGAGCGAGATCCTCGACACGAGCGAGCGCGAGCGCAGCCTGAAAACCATCGGCGTGGTCAGCTACCTGCTGCATGCCATCGTCGCGGTGGCCGCGCTGGTGCCCGGCTTCCAGGTGGGGGCCGGCCTGCTGGTGGTGGCCTTCATCATCGACCTGGTCAAGAAGGACGACGCGGCCGGTACCTGGCAGGAGTCGCATTTCCGCTGGCGCATCCGCTCGGTGGTGGTCGCGATGGTGCTGTACGCGCTGACCTCACCGCTGTGGCTGCTGCTGCTCGCGCCCGGCTGGCTGGCCTGGGGATTGATCTCGATCTGGTTCCTCTACCGCATCGTGCGAGGCTGGCTCTGCCTGAACGACAACCGGCCCGTTGCCTGA
- a CDS encoding phosphoribosyl-ATP diphosphatase — protein MTSNHTLERLAAVIESRKGGDPEASYVARLFHKGTDTILKKVGEEAVETVMAGKDGDPAKIVYEVADLWFHSMVALAHFGLGPAEVLAELERREGLSGLQEFAARKG, from the coding sequence ATGACATCCAACCACACCCTGGAGCGCCTGGCGGCCGTGATCGAGTCGCGCAAGGGCGGCGACCCCGAGGCCTCCTACGTCGCCCGCCTGTTCCACAAGGGCACCGACACCATCCTGAAGAAAGTGGGCGAGGAAGCCGTCGAGACGGTGATGGCCGGCAAGGACGGCGACCCGGCCAAGATCGTCTACGAAGTGGCCGACCTGTGGTTCCATTCGATGGTGGCACTGGCCCACTTCGGCCTCGGCCCGGCCGAGGTGCTGGCCGAGCTGGAGCGCCGCGAGGGCCTGTCCGGTCTGCAGGAGTTCGCGGCGCGCAAGGGCTGA
- the hisI gene encoding phosphoribosyl-AMP cyclohydrolase, translated as MNWLDQVKWDEQGLVPVIAQEVGSNDVLMFAFMNREALGQTAELGEAVYWSRSRQRLWHKGEESGHIQKVHEMRLDCDADVILLKVEQVGHQPGIACHTGRHSCFFRRLQDGQWETVEPVLKDPERIYK; from the coding sequence ATGAACTGGCTGGATCAAGTGAAGTGGGACGAGCAGGGGCTCGTGCCCGTGATTGCGCAGGAAGTCGGCAGCAACGACGTGCTGATGTTCGCCTTCATGAACCGCGAGGCCCTGGGCCAGACGGCCGAGCTGGGCGAGGCGGTCTACTGGAGCCGCTCGCGGCAGCGCCTGTGGCACAAGGGCGAGGAGTCCGGCCACATCCAGAAGGTGCACGAGATGCGGCTCGACTGCGATGCCGACGTGATCCTGCTCAAGGTCGAGCAGGTCGGCCACCAGCCCGGCATTGCTTGCCACACCGGACGCCATTCCTGCTTCTTCCGCCGCCTGCAGGACGGGCAGTGGGAGACGGTCGAGCCGGTGCTCAAGGACCCCGAGCGCATCTACAAGTGA